The DNA sequence TCAATTACAGGCCTGATCGATAGCCTAAGCGGAACCATCCGGTATCAGGATGAAAAAACCGTGGTAAGAGTTCTGCAGGTGATGCCCGATTCAGGCAGCTCCAGCAGCTTGCTGTCGGGAAGCAACATGACTCAGTCCTATTTAAAAAGCGATGATTACGAGCTGAAAATAAATCCAATAAGCTTTAAAGCATTTAAAACCATGGTCGCCGAGAACACAAAAACAGCGTTAAACGGAAAATATGATATGGTCGTGTTCGGTTTTAAGGACAGCTACAACGAGGGTAGTTCTTTAGATGCCGGCACTGCCGGTGTGGTTCATGAATTCATCCAATCGGGACAAGGCGTCATGTTTACACATGATACGATTTATAAGAGCACAACCAGCAGCAATCCATGGGTTGATCATTTCCAATCAGACACCGGACAGATTAATCCTGAAACCAACCTCGGACTCGGCAATCCCTTAAGCGGCACATCCACCAAGGTTGTAAATACCGGTCTGCTGACGCAATTTCCATTCGATTTAAGCAAAACACCGGCATCCGGAAGCATAGGACAAATTGCAACCACGCATAATCAGTATTTCACACTGGATCTCGATGATGAAAACGTCGTGCCCTGGTACAACATCAATTCTACCGGCCGGGATGTCGACGACAGCTGGAACCATTACTATACCTATACCAAAGGCAACGTCACATACTCAGGCACAGGGCATACCAGTACAGGCTTCCCTAACTGGGAGCAGCGCCTGTTCGTCAATACGATGTATCGCGCGTTTATCGGGGCCAATCATGCTCCTGAAATTACGGTCATCAGTCCCAAGGAAAATGCAGTCATTCCGTCTTATCAAAAGATTCCTGTCAGTTATACGGTGAATGATCTCGATTTGAAGGACCGCAATATTATGACGCAAGTCAAAATCCTTCAGAATGATCAAGTCATCAGTTCCTTTCCACTGGAGGAGGACAAAGTGCTTTCCGGCTCTACCATTTCGTATAACCTGGAGAATCCATTAAAAGATATCAAGGACGAGGGCCGGTTAAAGATTGTCATCACTGCGCATGACCTGCACGGCGCCCAGGCAGAACCCAAGATCATCAATATTATCGTCAAGAAGAGCAAAGACAGCCTCCAGGTAGACCGTTCTCTCCGTGAGGATCAGCGCGGCAAGGATATTTTTACGGATGAAGCCCTGGATATCACCTACACAGTCAAACCGGTTGCCATCCCTACAGAACTCGGAACCATAGATCCCGCTAAAATGATTGTGACGGATCTTCGTTTTAACGAGAAGCTGCCACCAAACCTTGAGGTTGGCGAGATCAAACTGGACAGCTCTAAAGGCAGCATCCAGAAGACCGGCTCGCTTAAAGAGGGCTATACGCTTACCGGAACCTTATCCAATGTAACGTACCTACTTTCGGAGGACGGCCAGAATTACATGACGAATCCTGAGGATTCGATTCAATTTATCGTTCCCGTGATACCTAAGGAAAAAGGAAACTATCTGCTGGACCAATCGACACTTGGCTTCAGGGATTTTGATGAACAGTCCAAGAAGGCGGCCTTCCCGGTCATCTCATTCACAGCCAAAAAGAGACTGACCGAGCTATCAATCGGTAAAGAATATACGATTCTAAAAGGGACATCCATCGTACTTCCCGTCACTTACAAGCCGGAAGATGTGGATCCTAAATCGCTGGTATTCTCCTGGAGCAGTGCCGATCCGAAAATTGCTTCGGTCGATGATCAAGGAAAGGTAACCGGAAACAATGCAGGCACAACCACCGTAACGGTCCGGTCAACCGATGGAAGCCACTTGGAAGCCAGCGCAAAAATCACGGTGTTCGATCCTGTGCTTACGCTAAAAGCTCCTGAACAAATCAAAGTGAACCAAGCCGGGAAACTCCAAGCCATAATGGACCAGAAATATTTGCAAAATGTAAAGCTGACCTGGAAGTTCAGAGGTGCCGGCGATGATATGAAGGCCGTGTTGATCGATTCGGGCGATGCATGGAGCCGTGACTTGAAAGGTATTGCCGTTGGTCCTGTGACGGTTGAAGTTACGCTGGAAGCCGTACTTGCGGGCTCGACAACCAAAGTTCAATCCGCCGCTTCGGCGCAGGTGATTATCATCAATCCCCTGGAGTCCATCTCCATCGACGGGGAATCCTCTGTTGTCATTGGCAAAACAATTGCTCTTAAGCCGGTTTTAAACCCTACCGATGCTGAAAATGTGCCACCTCTGGTATGGTCATTCAAGGGTGCCGATGACAGTAAATATGCTAAGTTGGAAGTAACGGCGGAAGGCGTAACGGTTACCGGCAAGCAAAAAGGCACAGTTACCGTTCAATTGAAGGTGGGCAATCTCGTTGCCGAGCATGCAGTGGTGATTAAGCAGTCACTTACCGGACTGCAGCTGCCATACAGCCTGACCATCTATGAGGGCGATCTTTTCGATCTGACGACCAAGCTGGCCATGCTGCCTCATGGCGGTGTCGTACCCGATCAAGTTAAAAGCGGCCTGATATGGGTAAGCAATAATACCAACAATGTTACGGTTATTCCAAGCGGAGCCCATGCGGGAACTATTACCGGCCAGCATGTGGGACAGGCCATTGTCACTGTGACGTTCAAAGACGATCCGAATATTAAAGCCGAGATTATTATCGAGGTGAAGAAGAAGTCAGCCGGGGCAACCGGTAACGACCGTTACTAGGCTCCTGAAGCTGAAGAAAGGACCGCTGGAATTCCAGCGGTCCTTTCTTTGTATTTTTTTAAAGCAGCATGGTCTTACTTTTGATGGAAAGGCAGGCTTCTACGACTCCAGCTTCAAGCTGCCGATCCGGACACTGATTTTGCTGACCCTTGGGAGCCCGATATACTGATGCTTGAACACATCACCGTTATATTCCACGCTGAATCGCGCAGTCTGTTGCTCACCGACCTGCTGCTCGAAAACGAGTGGATCGGAAGATCCGGACGGCCCGTCCGCCCTACCGCGCATGGCATTAATGGTCAAATCGCCTTTGGCGAAGAAGCCTCCTTTTAAGTGAAAGGTAGATCCGACACCGTAGAGCTCGGCTTTATCATCCGTATAAAAGAAAGCACTCAGAATGGTTGGTCTCTCCGTATTCTTAAACGCGTCCACCCTATAGATTTCGATCGGGCCCTTGCCGATCAGCACCAATTCTTTTCCGTTCAGACCTTGAATGCTTGCATCCACAATTTCGGTTTTGCCTAACGTAAAAACCGTCGAGTCGAAATGAACGTTACCATTGATCGCAATATTGCCCGTCACCAGGATATTTCCGGCGATACCGATATCTCCTGCGAACCGTGCGTCAATATTCAAATTCCCATTTACGATCAACCAGTTGGTTTTGCCGCTTCCCTGTGATGTATTGATTTTCAGGCTTTGCAGCATACTGCCATCCACCGTTAAATCCCCTCTAAAAATGGCAGATTGGTTTAAGTCGGTCAACTGCGCTACAAGCTTATTTAGTGCTTCTTTATAAACCGCGAGTTTTACTTTGTACTCTTCTATATCCGCATTGTACTTTGTAATCTCTTCTTCGGATGCGCCCTCCCCCGGTATAGGAGGATAGGCTGGCTCTTCGGGCATTTCAAGCTGCAAAAACGGAGCGTTGCCATTACCGTTGCCGTCTGATTTATACTGGTCGTCATACCACTGCACAAGCGCCTTGCCGCTGTCTTTAGCGTTTGGTTGTAATGAATTCGGATCAAGCGCTTCCCTAGCCTTGTCATTAAACGATTCTTCCACATTCATGCTGACGAATTTACTCAGCGGTTTGATTCTGAGGTTCTTCGCAGGGTCGAATGCTGATCCAAGAGGCTTCTCGCAGCCTCCTGCCTGAAATGGAGACTTGCCAATCCCCTGGTCAAAGCAGCCCACCTTTTTGAGCGACTGAATATGCGCCTCCCCGTCTTCCTGCCCCCCTGTTCCTTCAGGAAGCAGCACCGGGAAGAGCGTTGGAGCATCATACGCATTGCCATGTGTATAATGCGCTGTATTGGACAACAGCAGATTTTGACCGGCATAAATATTCCCCTTCATGTCAGGCGATCCGTTCAGGATAAGGTCTCCTTCGGATCCCAGGGCATACCGGAGAAAATCCGGGAACGTATCAATGACAATCTCCCGGCTAAGCTTCCGTTTTACACCGTTCACGACAGCTTCGGATCTCAGCGTAATCGGGTACTCCGTGGCAGAGGTGGATGACTTGTTATATTTGATTTCCGTAATTTTTGCCGAAACCTTATCCACACCGTTCGCACCCAGCTCAGAACCCAGCGTCAACTGGCCCGCTTTAATCTTTTCTTCTAGCTCACTCATATAATTCCGGATGACACCATCCAGCTTTTCCGGCTCAATATTTTTCGAATCCAGCTCCGAGAAAATATAGCTCGCTCCTTCATCCAGCGCTTTCTCGGCCAAATGCAAGCTTTGCACGTCATTCTCCCGCGTCTGCGTACGCTGGGCACCTCCGATTGCTGCCGCTACAACAGCCGTTCCCAGGATCGTCAGCAGCAGCGCCATGAACAGAACCATGACCAGAGCAGAGCCGTGTTCATCACGAAAGCGAATTTTCCTCATCACCATGACCTCCACTTTCGACTATTAAAAAGTGACTGTATACACTAGAATCCAAAACGGCTTTGCATATTTAGCTTATATGGCCGGTTCTCGTATATCTGCTCCAGCTCCAGGGATATGGAGAGTGTACCGCTTTGGCATAACGACAGTCCGCTGCAATCCACAGTCAAAGAAGATTGGTCCGTCAGAGCAGAGTCCAAGTTACGTGTCGCTTCAGCACCGATCGTTTCCACAATGGCATCCGGGTCTGCATCTGCATTCGAGCCTTGATCATGATATTGCTCGATAGACACTTTACCATCCGCAAATTGAATGACATGGGCCTGCTTCCCGCTTTTGCGCAAAACAACCGATGTCGTGCTGCCTGATATTTTGGGCTCGATGGAATCCGGCGAATACGTGTACAGCTCTGTAATGACTGCCGACATGATCAAATCCGCTTCATCCCGCAGTGAATTTTCAATGGAGATTTTATGATAGCTTCGCATTCCGAAGATGGTCAGTGAATATACCAGACCCAGCACCAAGGCCATGACAGCCAGCGTCGCGATCATCTCCAGCAGCGTAAAGCCCTCCTCCCGCCGGAAGCGTTTAACGAAGTTGTTCATTCGTAATATATCCCTCCACGACACTATCGGTTTGATGGCCGCCAGGTCCGCCTGCTCCACGGATCACGACTTTGACAGGAATCAGGTCTTTACTCATCTTTTGCTTTTGTGAATCTGAGAGCATCTGCTGATGCAAGTCCGCCTCGTATTCGACGTCGATCTCATACGCAACGTTATTAATCGTAGGATGGAGTACAGCAGCAAGCGTAGCAGCGTCGGTATCCGGAAAAATATTGCTGTATGTACCGGGTGAAGCTTCAGCCGCACTGCCGAGAATCGCGGGATGCTCTTCTCCGAATTTCTCCGCATGATAAAACTCATGTAATTTCCCGTAATCCTGCTTCTGCATAAACACGAGCGCATTGCGCGCCAAGTTGATCATCACGGTCTTGTTTTGATTGGATTTGGAATACGATAATGCATTACTGAAATAGGAGGCAAGAACTATAGATACGATAGAAAAGATCACAATTGCCGCCAGAACCTCTACCAAAGTAAAACCTTTTTCCTGCTTTGAGACGGTTTTAAACACCTCTGCCGACTCTCCTTCGCGTGACCTTCATATAAATAGCTAAAAATGGATAATATGTACTATTTCATTATATGCTTTGTCCTCTTTGGTCAGCAATCCCCAACTATGAAAATACAGCAAAAAAGCCGGTAGAATCAGAGATTCCAAGACCGGCTTCATCATTATCAAACATAGTTCATATGAACTATTTTAGCTAAAAATCTTATTGATGCTCTTCAAGCCAGTGCACTGTCATCTGCATCAGCACTTCACTGCGCTTGACGGCATTTGCCACCTGGTCTGTTGCTGTACCGCCGTATACGTTACGGGCGTTGACCACGGTCTCCGGCTGAAGTACTTCGTAAATCGCTTCGTCGAACAGATCTGAAAACTGCGTGAACTCATCCATCGTCAGATCGAGCAAGTACTTGCCGTTCTGAATGCAGTAAAGCACCGTTTTCCCGATAACTTCATGCGCCTGGCGGAACGGAAGGCCTTTGCCCACGAGGAAGTCGGCGATATCCGTTGCATTGGAAAAGTCTTTGTTCACAGCCTCGCGCATTCGCGATTTGTTCACCTTCATGGTGGCAATCATCGGTGCGAACAGCTGCAGCGCACCTTCAAGCGTCGCTACGGTGTCGAACATGCCCTCTTTGTCTTCCTGCATATCCTTGTTGTAGGCCAGCGGCAGGGATTTCAGCACTGTAAGCAGACCCATCAGATTGCCATAGACACGGCCTGTTTTGCCGCGAACCAGCTCTGGCACATCCGGATTCTTCTTCTGCGGCATGATGCTGCTGCCTGTGCAGAACGCGTCGTCCAGCTCGATGAAGTTAAACTCAGTACTGCTCCACAGCACCAGTTCTTCCGACAGGCGGGAGAGATGCATCATGATGATCGAAGCGTCAGACAGGAACTCAACGATAAAATCACGATCGCTGACGGCATCCAGGCTATTTTCATAGACGCGGTCAAACTGCAGCTGCTCTGCCACGAAATGGCGGTCAATCGGGAACGTTGTTCCTGCCAAGGCACCCGCCCCGAGCGGAAGCACGTTAATACGCTTGTAGCTGTCCATCAGACGCTCAATATCACGCTGGAACATCGAAACGTACGCCATCAAGTGATGGGCGAACAGAATCGGCTGTGCCCGCTGCAGATGCGTGTAGCCAGGCACGATCGTATCCAGGTTATCTCTGGCTTGTCCCACCAAGGATTTTTGCAGCTCATGCAGCATGCCCGACAGCTCGACCACGCGTTTGCGCAGATATAGATGCATATCCGTTGCTACTTGGTCATTGCGGCTGCGTCCAGTATGCAGCTTCCCGCCAACCGGACCGATCTCGGCAATGAGGTTTTTTTCCACGTTCATATGAATATCTTCATCCGAAACCGAGAACTCGATTTCATTATTATGGATCTTATCCAGCACTTTGTTCAGACCGGCTTTGATGGTTTCAACATCCTCCTGCGGCAAAATCCCGCATTTGCCCAGCATCGTTACATGTGCAAGACTTCCTTGAATGTCTTCCTCTGCAAGCGCCTGGTCAAACCCGATGGATGCAGTATACTCGTCCACCAAATGGTTGGTCTGCTTCGTAAAGCGCCCTCCCCACAGTTTACTCACTTATGTTCTCTCCTCTCTGACGGCAGAGGGCCGTCCCTCCTCACCTGGAAAAGGAACGGCCGCCAATGCCTTGCCGCTGCGCGGTTCAATCATTTATTGGTTCTGTTCTACGCCAGTGCTTACTTTAAGACGAAGTGCGTTCAAGCGGATAAAGCCCGTTGCATCCCCTTGATCGTATGCTTGCGTCGGATCGGCTTCCATTGTGGCAATATCCGGATTGTACAAGCTTACCGGACTCTTCACGCCTGCGGCGATAATGTTGCCTTTATACAGCTTCACGCGAACCGTGCCCGATACGTTCTTTTGGCTTTCGGTTACCAGCGCCTGCACAGCCAGACGTTCCGGAGCAAACCAGAAGCCGTTGTACACGAGGGTACTGTAACGGGTAATCAGGCTGTCACGCAGGTTCATGACTTCGCGGTCCATCGTGATGGATTCCATTTTGCGGTGAGCGGTGAACAGGATTGTGCCGCCCGGCGTTTCATACACACCACGGCTCTTCATGCCGACAAAGCGGTTTTCCACCATGTCCACGCGTCCGATGCCATGCTTGCCGCCCAGCTCATTCAGCTTTTCCATGACTTGCAGCGGGTTCAGCTTTTCGCCGTTCAGCGCAACGCAGTTACCTTGTGCGAATTCGAGATCAAGGTATTCCGCTTCATCCGGAGCATCCTCAGGGGACGCGCTCAGCAGGAACATTTCTTTATTTTCAGGTGCGCTTGCGTCAAACCAAGGATCTTCCAGCACGCCGCTCTCATAGCTGATATGCAGCAGGTTGCGGTCCATGGAATAAGGCTTGGCTGCAGAAGCTGTAACCGGAATGCCGTGCTTTTCGGCAAAAGCGATCATCTCAGCGCGGCCCGGGAAGTCGTTACGGAACTCTTCAAGGCGCCATGGCGCGATGACATCGATATCCGGAGCGAGTGCGGCTACGCCCAGTTCGAAGCGAACCTGGTCATTCCCTTTACCGGTTGCCCCGTGGGCAATGGCTGTTGCGCCTTCAGCACGCGCAATCTCAACCATACGCTTAGCGATCAACGGGCGTGCAATACTGGTGCCGAGCAGGTACTGGCCTTCATACAGCGCGCCTGCCTGGAACATCGGATAAATAAAGTCCTTCGCGAATTCATCGCGCAGATCATCGATGTATACTTTGGAAGCGCCTGTTGCCAGTGCTTTTTCCTCAAGGCCGTCGAGTTCTTCCTTTTGTCCGATATCCGCTGTAAAAGCGATGATTTCCGCATCATAGGTTTCTTTGAGCCATTTGAGAATAATAGATGTGTCCAGGCCGCCGGAGTAGGCGAGCACGATTTTTTCTTTTGCCATGTGTTGAACTTCCTTTCTTTTTACGCTTCGTAGTTCAATTATATCCCATTCGGGATGGTTAGGTTGAAATGAAAATAATTCTCTGATTCTAAATCTCTGATTCGTGCGGATGCGCCGCTGCAGTGACTTATCGTTCGTCGGGTGTGACCGCTCCGGATACGGATCGTTCTTCCGATCGCTGTTGTTCCCGAATTTCTTTATTTAACTTTTAAAAGGTAGAAATTCGGGAACAAAGCTTATGCTTACGGTGCTAGCTTTCCTACGGAAAGCTTTTAGGCGACCGCTACCGCTTCTTCAGATCGATTCCGTCCCCTCCGCTGCTGCGTGGCTTATCCTATATCTACGAGTTACGAGTTACGAGTTACGAGGTACGAGGTACAAGGTAAAAGGTACAAGCCTAATATCCTAAGAATTACTCGCCCATGAGTTATTGTTCGAATAGCATTCGTCTGACCTCTCACTATGGGCTTGTCAATTCAAGCATAATAACCTTCTCCTAACCCATCAACGCGGCCATCAAAGCCTTCTGCGCGTGCAGGCGGTTCTCGGCCTGATCGAAAATAACGGAGTTCTTGCCGTCGATCACACCTGCGCTCACTTCTTCACCGCGGTGTGCCGGAAGGCAGTGCATGAACAAATAGTCGCTCTTGGCGCCTTTTGCTAGTTCTTCATCCACTTGGTAGTCTTTGAAAGCAGCCTCGCGGATTTTTTGCTCTTCTTCAAAGCCCATGCTCGCCCATACATCCGTATAGATGACGTCAGCATCCTTCACGGCTTCCTGCGGATTGCGTGTCACAACGATCTCCGCGCCGGTTTCCTTGGCGATCTCACGGCTTTGTTTTACCACTTCGGCATCCGGTTCATAACCTTCCGGACTTGCAATGGATACATGCACGCCGAGCTTCGCTCCGCCGATCATAAGGGAATGCGCCATGTTGTTGCCGTCGCCGATGTAGGCCAGCTTGAGGCCTTTTAGCGTACCTTTGTGCTCGTATACGGTTTGGAAGTCCGCCAGAACCTGGCATGGATGCGCCAGATCGCTGAGGCCGTTAATGACCGGCACGGATGCATATTTAGCCAGATCGGTCACGTTGTGATGTCCGAAGGTACGGATCATGATGCCGTCAAGATAACGGGAAAGCACCTGCGCCGTATCGCTGATGATTTCGCCGCGTCCGAGCTGGATATCATTTTTACTCAAAAAGAGTGCGTGCGCGCCCAGCTGGAACGCTCCAACCTCAAAAGATACACGCGTACGAGTAGAGGATTTTTCAAAAATAAGTCCGATCGTTTTGCCTTTCAGCGGCTGGTAAACCTCACCGTTCTTTTGCTTCCGCTTCAATTCAACGGCCAATTCAATCAAATACTGAATCTCAGCCGGGGTGTAATCGTCGAGTTCGAGCAAGTCCCGGCCTTTCAAGTTTACATGCTGCAGCTTTTCTGCCTGGGTCATGGGTGTTCCTCCTTTTTCTCATTCGTTCTTTAGCTTGCTTAATCACTAATGATGAAAATATTTATAGTGTTAGTCTTTTTTTACGGCTGTATGGTCATGGATCACGTCGGCGATAATGCTTACCGCCTGATCGATTTCTTCCTTCGTTACGTAAAGGTTTGGCAGCAGGCGGATCACGTTTGGTCCAGCAGTGATAAACAGCAGGCCACGCTTCTGTCCTTCAAGCACCAATTCGCTCACGGGTTCGGCACACTCGATGCCAATCAAAAGTCCAAGGCCGCGGATGGCTTTAACATGCGGATTGTTCGCAAGCTTCTCCGATAGCTGTTCCTTCAAATATTTTCCCATCTCTGCCGCACGCTGCGGAAGCTGGTCCTCCAGGATCGTCTCTATGGTGGCGATGATGGCCGCCGTAGCAATCGGCGTTCCCCCGAAGGTCGAGCCATGGCTGCCTGCGCTGAATGCGTCCCGTAGGAATGCCTTGCCGAGCATGGCTCCCGTCGGGAATCCGCTGGCAATGCCTTTAGCCAAGGTGAAAATATCCGGCTCAATGCCATAATGTTCATGCGCGAACAGTTTGCCTGTACGGCCCATGCCGGTTTGTACTTCGTCAATGATCAACAGCAGGCCATGCTCTTCGCACAGCTTTTTCACGGCTTGAACAAATTCCGGCTCAACCGGAAGCACGCCGCCTTCTGCCAGCACCAATTCAAACATGATCGCCGCGGTTTGGTCGGTAATAGCCGCTTTTAAAGCATCGAGATCATGAAGCGGCACGCTTTTGAAGCCTTCAGGAAGCGGCAGGAAGCCTTCCTTCACTTTATCCTGACCTGTTGCGGTCAATGTGGCCAGCGTCCGTCCATGGAAGGATTGGACAAAAGTAATGATTTCAAAGCGTCCGCTGCCTTTAATCTTCTGGTGATAACGGCGGGCCAGCTTAATTGCCGCTTCATTGGCCTCGGCGCCACTATTGCAGAAAAACACAGCATCAGCGCAGCTGTTCGCGGTCAAAAGTGCAGCAGCCTTTTCTTGATTCGGAATCTGGAACAGATTCGAGACATGCCACAGCTCATCAAGCTGATCCTTCAGCTTCGCCTTTACTTTCTCGGGTGCATGACCCAGGTTGGTAACGGCAATACCGCTCATGAAATCGAGATACTTGTTCCCTTGATCGTCCCATAACCAGCTTCCTTGGCCTTTAACCAAACTAATCGGATATCTGGCATATGTCGGAAACAGCGAGCTGGACTGTCCTGCAGGGTTGCTCATTGAAATCACTCCTGTCACTTGGATTATTTTAAAAATCATATCTGGTTTGGCATTGTGCACGGTAGCCGCTACGGTTACGGATCGTTCTTCCGATCGCTGTTGCCTCCAAATTTTTTTGATTATCCCTTAAGCGGTGAAAATTCAGAGGCAAAGCATATGCTTCCGAAGCGAGCTTTCCTACGGAAAGCTTTTAGGCGAACGCTATCGCTTCTTCAGTACGATTCCATCCCCTTCGCTAACTATGCTTCATAACGAGCACAAATCATATTAAATGAATTTCTTACGATCTCAGTTTTCTTTGTTCCTTATCTCACAATACGCGTCCCGATCGTTTCGCCTTGAAGCACCCGGCTCAGCACCCTCGCTTCGCTGCCATTTACGATAACCACTTCCTGCACGTCGCCCTGGATGCAGCTGACTGCGGCTTTGACTTTCGGAATCATGCCGCCGTAAATATCGCCGCTGGCAATCATGTCCTCGATCTGCTGCACCGTCACAACAGGGAGAACCTGTTTGATGCCTTCGATCTCTTTCATAATGCCGGGAACATCCGTGACGACGATCATTCGGTCCGTCCCCAGATACGAAGCTACAGCACCCGCCGCCGTATCGGCGTTGATGTTATAACGTTGTCCGCTTGCATCCACGCCAACTGGGGCAATAACCGGCATATAACCCATAGCCGTAATGCCTTGAATGATGTCTGACTGCACCTGCGTCACGTCGCCGACCCAGCCGACTTCAGCCGCATTCGCTACAGGCTGTGCCTGAATCAACGCTCCATCGACGCCGGAGATGCCAAGCGCCCTGCCCCCGCTCTGCTGAATGCGTCTGACAATCTGCTTGTTAATGCTGCCTGCAAGCACCATCTCCACCACGTCCAGTACCGCTTCCGTCGTCCGGCGCAGACCATTCACGAACTCCGTATCAATCCCGAGCTTCTCCAGATTTTCCGAAATAGCCGGGCCCCCGCCATGGACGATGACAGGCTGAATGCCGGATGCCTGCAGCTGCTTCAAATCCTCAAAAAAGGAATCCGGCAGTGCCGCCAATGTACTTCCGCCGCATTTCATGACGAAGCTTTGTTTGCTTGCTGCATCCTCAGCCGCGGTTTGCTCCTGCTGATCCAATGTATTCACAGCTCTCTCATCCCCATTCTGCTCTATCTAAGTCCGGTAAGCCGCATTAATGCGGACATAATCGTAGGTCAGGTCACAGCCCCAAGCCGTCGCATGACCCTCACCATGATGGAGATCAACCACAATACGGACGGTGTCGCCCTTCAGATATTTCAAAGCCTCTTCCTCATCAAACACTACCGGGCGTGAGCCCTCCAGAACCGAAATATCGCCAATGTGGATATCAACGGTTTCCGGATTCACCGGCTCGCCTGCGCGTCCAACCGCTGCAATAATCCGTCCCCAGTTCGCGTCTGCACCAAATACAGCCGATTTCACGAGACTCGATCCAATCACGGTTTTGGCAATCGCACGTGCGGACTGATCGCTCACCGCTCCGTTCACGTTTACTTCAACCAGCTTCGTTGCTCCTTCGCCGTCGCGGGCAATCGCTTGAGCCAGCACTTGGCATACATAGGTGAATCCAGCTGCAAAAGCTTCCCAATCCGGATGGGACGGATTCAGCGTTTCATTACCCGCCAGACCGCTTGCCATTGTGATCAGCATATCATTGGTGCTTGTATCTCCGTCCACTGTAATCATATTAAAGGTCACATCAGTCGCCTGCCGCAAAAGCTGCTGCAGCACGTCAGCCTCAATCACAGCATCCGTCGTCATAAAAGCCAGCATGGTCGCCATGTTCGGATGAATCATGCCCGATCCTTTGGCTGCTCCGGCAATATTAATCTCCTTACCATTAACCACTACCGCAACACAGGCTTCTTTCTTCACGAGATCCGTTGTCAAAATCGCCTGCGAGAAATCCTCTGCTCCGGCAGCTTCACTGCTCAGCCGCTGCGGCAATCCTGCGATGCCTGCCGTAACGCAGTCCATCTTGAGCAGCTCGCCGATCACTCCCGTTGAAGCAACAGCCACATCCTGCTCTGCAACGCCCAGATGGCGTGCTGCATCTGCCCGAATCGTATACGCATCAGCTTCACCTTGCTGCCCGGTGCAGGCATTGGCATTGCCGCTGTTAACGACAACGGCCTGCAGTCTGCCGCCCTGCAGGCTCTCACGCGTCACCTTC is a window from the Paenibacillus sp. J23TS9 genome containing:
- a CDS encoding argininosuccinate synthase, producing the protein MAKEKIVLAYSGGLDTSIILKWLKETYDAEIIAFTADIGQKEELDGLEEKALATGASKVYIDDLRDEFAKDFIYPMFQAGALYEGQYLLGTSIARPLIAKRMVEIARAEGATAIAHGATGKGNDQVRFELGVAALAPDIDVIAPWRLEEFRNDFPGRAEMIAFAEKHGIPVTASAAKPYSMDRNLLHISYESGVLEDPWFDASAPENKEMFLLSASPEDAPDEAEYLDLEFAQGNCVALNGEKLNPLQVMEKLNELGGKHGIGRVDMVENRFVGMKSRGVYETPGGTILFTAHRKMESITMDREVMNLRDSLITRYSTLVYNGFWFAPERLAVQALVTESQKNVSGTVRVKLYKGNIIAAGVKSPVSLYNPDIATMEADPTQAYDQGDATGFIRLNALRLKVSTGVEQNQ
- the argF gene encoding ornithine carbamoyltransferase, with protein sequence MTQAEKLQHVNLKGRDLLELDDYTPAEIQYLIELAVELKRKQKNGEVYQPLKGKTIGLIFEKSSTRTRVSFEVGAFQLGAHALFLSKNDIQLGRGEIISDTAQVLSRYLDGIMIRTFGHHNVTDLAKYASVPVINGLSDLAHPCQVLADFQTVYEHKGTLKGLKLAYIGDGNNMAHSLMIGGAKLGVHVSIASPEGYEPDAEVVKQSREIAKETGAEIVVTRNPQEAVKDADVIYTDVWASMGFEEEQKIREAAFKDYQVDEELAKGAKSDYLFMHCLPAHRGEEVSAGVIDGKNSVIFDQAENRLHAQKALMAALMG
- a CDS encoding acetylornithine transaminase; its protein translation is MSNPAGQSSSLFPTYARYPISLVKGQGSWLWDDQGNKYLDFMSGIAVTNLGHAPEKVKAKLKDQLDELWHVSNLFQIPNQEKAAALLTANSCADAVFFCNSGAEANEAAIKLARRYHQKIKGSGRFEIITFVQSFHGRTLATLTATGQDKVKEGFLPLPEGFKSVPLHDLDALKAAITDQTAAIMFELVLAEGGVLPVEPEFVQAVKKLCEEHGLLLIIDEVQTGMGRTGKLFAHEHYGIEPDIFTLAKGIASGFPTGAMLGKAFLRDAFSAGSHGSTFGGTPIATAAIIATIETILEDQLPQRAAEMGKYLKEQLSEKLANNPHVKAIRGLGLLIGIECAEPVSELVLEGQKRGLLFITAGPNVIRLLPNLYVTKEEIDQAVSIIADVIHDHTAVKKD
- the argB gene encoding acetylglutamate kinase; this encodes MKCGGSTLAALPDSFFEDLKQLQASGIQPVIVHGGGPAISENLEKLGIDTEFVNGLRRTTEAVLDVVEMVLAGSINKQIVRRIQQSGGRALGISGVDGALIQAQPVANAAEVGWVGDVTQVQSDIIQGITAMGYMPVIAPVGVDASGQRYNINADTAAGAVASYLGTDRMIVVTDVPGIMKEIEGIKQVLPVVTVQQIEDMIASGDIYGGMIPKVKAAVSCIQGDVQEVVIVNGSEARVLSRVLQGETIGTRIVR
- the argJ gene encoding bifunctional glutamate N-acetyltransferase/amino-acid acetyltransferase ArgJ, whose product is MGQEKYTAVQGGSIITPKGFSAGGLHCGLKKTDRHDLGAILCEVPAVAAAVYTTNVFQAAPLKVTRESLQGGRLQAVVVNSGNANACTGQQGEADAYTIRADAARHLGVAEQDVAVASTGVIGELLKMDCVTAGIAGLPQRLSSEAAGAEDFSQAILTTDLVKKEACVAVVVNGKEINIAGAAKGSGMIHPNMATMLAFMTTDAVIEADVLQQLLRQATDVTFNMITVDGDTSTNDMLITMASGLAGNETLNPSHPDWEAFAAGFTYVCQVLAQAIARDGEGATKLVEVNVNGAVSDQSARAIAKTVIGSSLVKSAVFGADANWGRIIAAVGRAGEPVNPETVDIHIGDISVLEGSRPVVFDEEEALKYLKGDTVRIVVDLHHGEGHATAWGCDLTYDYVRINAAYRT